A single window of Synechococcus sp. CBW1004 DNA harbors:
- a CDS encoding lytic transglycosylase domain-containing protein, with protein MIRLPRLLAVSCLGTFGVLLAGWGLLGLRPALTPLTPVTGLERVRRFSVDPVRRREASLLLAARPEALADPRLQRRLLRHQGWGPDPLAALVLKRDARAAERLQRDPQAAAQWRSLLRRFPQDPASADALYSLGRQSSTLRTELLRRFPAHPAALAAALEAGPSAPARLAGLLHLARWGARWPGAEERLRQACLQGPLTPADRGVVASALAELGDGETALACLRPQASLTPQGSLALARGLLRAGPERRSQALALLVQLAGGSGPEAEEAVRLLAIQEGDGVEEAIARLPRRWRDSAPLAARWALAGPDDRAALEALRRWPKDPAIWDLQWERSRIHLLAGQWAAARTLLQALEPDRLPPPLAARQLFWLGYAQQQLGQSDEARARWRQLSQRHPGGYYGWRAAVRLDQGDLAMRSPATQAPAEPAWHPLNSGDPALDRLWRLDQRDEAWEAWRSGRRGRTPRQPLELALEGRLRQGVGDDWTGMAQLERAQLGLPPDQCALETQLERALHPRRFGEHFGRAADQHGLNPALLLGVAKQESRFTPGVRSVVGAVGLMQLMPETAAELAGRSLSGSELEDPARNTDLGSLYLRRLLEQWQGDPLLTVASYNAGPGATAGWINPRLRQAPELWVEAIPYPETRLYVKKVLGNAWSYQQGRLPGC; from the coding sequence TTGATCCGTCTGCCGCGCCTGTTGGCGGTCTCCTGTCTGGGAACGTTTGGGGTGCTGCTGGCCGGGTGGGGGCTGCTGGGCCTGCGCCCTGCCCTGACTCCCCTCACCCCCGTCACCGGCCTGGAGCGGGTGCGGCGCTTCTCCGTCGATCCGGTGCGGCGGCGTGAGGCGAGCCTGCTGCTGGCCGCCCGCCCGGAGGCCCTGGCCGATCCACGCCTGCAGCGTCGGCTTCTGCGTCACCAGGGCTGGGGGCCCGATCCCCTTGCCGCGCTGGTGCTCAAGCGGGATGCCCGTGCTGCCGAACGGCTGCAGCGCGATCCCCAGGCCGCTGCTCAGTGGCGGAGCCTGCTGCGCCGCTTCCCGCAGGATCCGGCCAGCGCCGATGCCCTCTACAGCCTGGGCCGGCAGTCGTCGACGCTGCGCACCGAGCTGCTGCGGCGTTTCCCGGCCCATCCCGCCGCCCTGGCCGCGGCGCTGGAGGCCGGCCCGTCGGCCCCGGCCCGCCTGGCCGGTCTGCTGCATCTGGCCCGCTGGGGTGCCCGCTGGCCCGGGGCGGAGGAGCGCCTGCGCCAGGCCTGCCTCCAGGGACCGCTGACACCGGCTGACCGGGGTGTGGTGGCCTCGGCCCTGGCGGAACTGGGGGATGGCGAAACCGCTCTGGCCTGTCTCAGGCCTCAGGCCTCCCTGACTCCCCAGGGGAGCCTGGCCCTGGCCCGTGGCCTGCTCCGCGCCGGACCTGAACGCCGGTCTCAGGCCCTTGCCCTGCTCGTGCAGCTCGCGGGCGGCTCAGGTCCGGAGGCGGAGGAGGCGGTGCGGCTTCTGGCCATCCAGGAGGGTGACGGCGTTGAGGAGGCGATCGCCCGCCTGCCGCGGCGCTGGCGTGACAGTGCGCCGCTGGCGGCCAGGTGGGCTCTGGCCGGGCCGGACGATCGGGCGGCGCTGGAGGCGCTGCGGCGCTGGCCGAAGGATCCGGCCATCTGGGATCTGCAGTGGGAGCGCAGCCGCATCCATCTGCTGGCGGGGCAGTGGGCGGCGGCGCGGACGCTGCTTCAGGCGCTGGAGCCGGATCGCCTGCCGCCTCCCCTGGCGGCGCGGCAGCTGTTCTGGCTGGGCTACGCCCAGCAGCAGCTGGGCCAGAGTGATGAGGCCCGCGCCCGCTGGCGGCAGCTGAGCCAGCGCCACCCGGGTGGCTACTACGGCTGGCGTGCTGCGGTGCGCCTCGATCAGGGCGATCTGGCGATGCGGTCCCCGGCCACGCAGGCCCCCGCAGAACCGGCCTGGCACCCGTTGAACAGCGGTGACCCCGCATTGGATCGCCTGTGGCGCCTCGATCAGCGCGATGAGGCCTGGGAGGCCTGGCGCAGCGGCCGCCGCGGCCGGACACCGCGTCAGCCCCTGGAGCTGGCGCTGGAGGGAAGACTGCGGCAGGGCGTCGGTGATGACTGGACCGGCATGGCCCAGCTGGAGCGGGCCCAGCTGGGCCTGCCGCCCGATCAGTGCGCCCTCGAGACCCAGCTGGAGCGCGCCCTGCATCCACGCCGCTTCGGCGAGCACTTCGGCCGCGCGGCAGATCAGCATGGCCTGAACCCTGCCCTGCTGCTTGGTGTGGCCAAGCAGGAGTCGCGCTTCACCCCCGGAGTCCGATCGGTGGTGGGGGCGGTGGGGCTGATGCAGCTGATGCCCGAGACCGCCGCTGAGCTCGCCGGCCGGTCTCTCAGCGGCAGCGAGCTGGAGGATCCCGCGCGCAACACCGACCTGGGCAGCCTCTATCTGCGCCGTCTGCTGGAGCAGTGGCAGGGTGATCCACTGCTCACGGTCGCCAGCTACAACGCCGGTCCGGGGGCCACGGCCGGCTGGATCAACCCGCGGCTGCGCCAGGCCCCGGAGCTCTGGGTGGAGGCGATTCCCTACCCCGAGACGCGCCTCTACGTGAAGAAGGTGCTGGGCAACGCCTGGAGCTATCAGCAGGGCCGCCTGCCGGGGTGCTGA